A single window of Streptomyces sudanensis DNA harbors:
- a CDS encoding DUF397 domain-containing protein, with amino-acid sequence MNAENSTASVSAWFKSSYSTGSGGECVEVAVRPGAVRVRDSKDTGRPALSVAASAWTAFVGFAAR; translated from the coding sequence ATGAACGCCGAGAACTCCACCGCGTCCGTGTCGGCGTGGTTCAAGAGCAGTTACAGCACGGGCTCGGGCGGCGAGTGCGTGGAGGTCGCCGTCCGTCCCGGGGCCGTCCGTGTCCGTGACTCCAAGGACACCGGCCGACCGGCCCTTTCGGTCGCCGCCTCCGCCTGGACGGCGTTCGTCGGCTTCGCCGCCCGATAG
- a CDS encoding helix-turn-helix domain-containing protein — MSGPTGPADEAPDRGEGDEGGSGGGDGGERQPEPDVNSGVLRVFGRQLKRFRLRAGLERPEFGAVTGYSVSTIAAYEQGRRVPPPRFIDQADEVLDAGGVLQEMKEEVARAQYPAFFRDVARLEGEAVGLHVYATKAVPGLLQCEGYARAVFTMWRPLLSQDVIEERVAARLARQEIFARAPHPTISFVIEEAVLRRPLGGQTVMREQLEQVLLHGRRRNVEFQVMPTDLEEHAGLEGPFTLLETKDGRRIAYVEGYKDSRLHTERRAVRELEEQYGILRAQALTPCASLAFVEKLLGAQ; from the coding sequence ATGAGTGGACCGACGGGCCCGGCGGACGAGGCACCCGACCGGGGCGAGGGCGACGAGGGTGGCAGTGGTGGCGGTGACGGTGGTGAGCGGCAGCCGGAACCGGACGTGAACTCCGGTGTCCTGCGGGTCTTCGGACGGCAGTTGAAGCGGTTCCGTCTGCGGGCGGGTCTGGAGCGGCCCGAGTTCGGTGCCGTGACGGGCTATTCGGTTTCCACGATCGCCGCGTACGAGCAGGGTCGCCGGGTGCCGCCGCCGAGGTTCATCGACCAGGCGGACGAGGTGCTGGACGCGGGCGGCGTCCTCCAGGAGATGAAGGAAGAGGTGGCCCGAGCGCAGTATCCGGCCTTTTTCCGCGACGTGGCGCGGCTGGAGGGGGAGGCGGTTGGGCTGCACGTGTACGCCACGAAGGCCGTGCCGGGACTACTCCAGTGCGAGGGGTACGCGCGTGCGGTGTTCACCATGTGGCGACCGCTGCTGTCACAGGATGTCATCGAGGAGCGGGTGGCGGCCCGTCTCGCCCGGCAGGAGATCTTCGCCCGCGCACCACATCCCACCATCAGCTTCGTCATCGAGGAGGCGGTGCTCAGGAGGCCGCTCGGAGGACAGACGGTCATGCGGGAGCAGTTGGAGCAGGTCCTTCTGCACGGTCGGCGCCGCAACGTCGAATTCCAGGTGATGCCGACCGACTTGGAGGAGCACGCCGGACTTGAGGGACCGTTCACCTTGCTTGAGACGAAGGACGGGCGCAGGATCGCTTACGTGGAGGGGTACAAGGACAGCCGCCTGCACACGGAACGCAGGGCTGTCCGGGAGCTTGAGGAGCAGTACGGCATCCTCAGGGCCCAAGCACTCACCCCGTGCGCGTCACTTGCCTTCGTCGAAAAGTTGCTGGGAGCACAATGA